A portion of the Candidatus Paceibacterota bacterium genome contains these proteins:
- a CDS encoding aminotransferase class V-fold PLP-dependent enzyme — protein sequence MINGATTYTRLGGSLMLPEVIEAMNRGAESFVDMQSLHAAAGRRLAEITRNEAAYITPGCASAIVLSILAVGRLSDSPTRTDVLIDKSHRIPYDQAITFAGAKIKEYGTSGKRTEEDLEKAINENTLAIFWVAGSYVGADALDIISTVKIAKKYKIPVIVDAAAQLPPVSNLWFFTADAGADVVLFSGGKALRGPQASGLMMGKSKILDVAASLAAPNQEIARAFKVGKEEIFGLLQAVEMYIAHDHEEDFKGWLRDCQAINSGLQKIPGVAGTTENVNQAGQPVPRVKISFDPSQPTDVAQRVYTSLVNENPSIVLDLSESLYISPDMLSEGEIDLVLAGIERAVNSLS from the coding sequence GTGATAAATGGCGCGACAACGTACACGCGACTCGGAGGTTCTTTAATGCTTCCTGAGGTCATTGAAGCCATGAACCGAGGCGCAGAATCTTTTGTTGATATGCAAAGCTTGCATGCAGCAGCAGGAAGGAGGCTCGCTGAAATTACTCGCAATGAGGCGGCCTACATAACCCCTGGCTGCGCCTCTGCAATTGTTCTTTCCATCTTGGCGGTAGGTAGATTGTCCGACTCGCCCACTCGGACCGATGTTCTCATTGATAAATCTCATCGGATCCCCTATGACCAGGCGATTACATTTGCCGGCGCCAAAATCAAGGAATACGGCACCAGTGGCAAGAGAACAGAAGAAGATTTGGAAAAGGCAATCAATGAAAACACTTTAGCTATCTTCTGGGTTGCCGGTTCTTATGTGGGAGCAGACGCCCTCGACATCATTTCTACGGTCAAGATTGCCAAAAAGTACAAAATCCCTGTAATTGTTGATGCAGCGGCTCAGTTGCCACCAGTTTCAAACCTTTGGTTCTTCACCGCAGATGCTGGAGCTGATGTTGTCTTATTTAGCGGAGGAAAGGCATTGAGAGGGCCCCAAGCCAGCGGTCTGATGATGGGCAAATCTAAAATCTTGGACGTTGCCGCCTCGCTTGCCGCTCCCAACCAAGAGATAGCAAGAGCGTTCAAAGTAGGCAAAGAGGAAATATTTGGATTGCTCCAAGCTGTAGAAATGTATATAGCTCACGATCACGAAGAAGATTTCAAAGGTTGGCTCCGCGACTGCCAAGCAATTAATTCTGGCTTACAAAAGATCCCAGGTGTTGCCGGAACTACCGAGAACGTGAATCAAGCAGGACAGCCGGTTCCCCGAGTAAAGATTTCCTTTGATCCCTCTCAGCCTACAGATGTTGCGCAGAGGGTATACACATCGTTGGTAAACGAGAATCCATCCATAGTTCTTGATTTATCAGAAAGTCTTTATATCAGTCCAGACATGCTATCCGAAGGCGAGATTGACCTTGTGCTTGCAGGAATTGAACGTGCAGTCAATTCCCTGTCTTGA